A single Theropithecus gelada isolate Dixy chromosome 7b, Tgel_1.0, whole genome shotgun sequence DNA region contains:
- the ZNF839 gene encoding LOW QUALITY PROTEIN: zinc finger protein 839 (The sequence of the model RefSeq protein was modified relative to this genomic sequence to represent the inferred CDS: deleted 1 base in 1 codon) — MADAEPEAGGGSEDGGGGGGPAPPGQSGSVARVAPLGPEQLRRVLEQVTKAQPPPPPPPFVLQDAARRLRDAAQQAALQRGQGAEPPRPPRLLPPKQLEAICVKVTSGEVKGQERPMPLPATIQPQTARQSQPPQGNSCLVGFHIASPQLLRVQPLVRTKPQSCFLSDLRQPPAQVFVQRPLPALQVVPAKKVPAPKTPNAQGSMLTPLSASNPLAVTSLSSSSAHPFVSNLHTKHTEKLKKSLKVKTRSGRVSRPPKYKAKDYKFIKTEDLADSHLSDSDDYSELCVEEDEDQRERHTLFDLSSCSLRPKSFKCQTCEKSYIGKGGLARHFKLNPGHGQVDPEMVLSEKAKGSTLQGCMEERTLGLPSPGLSMPAAPCEGGARSCLVTESAHGGLQNGQSIDIEETLPSEPENGALLGSERYQGPRRRACSETPAESCTAVLQQRRAAQLPGGPAAAGEQRASPSKARLKEFLQQCDPEDLVELALPQLAQVVTVYEFLLMKVEKDHLAKPFFPAIYKEFEELHKMVKKMCQDYLSSSGLCSQETLEINNDKVAESLGITEFLRKKEIHPDNLGPESPSREVDGEQPEGAGSEKREHEAAEEGLASVKRPRREALPNDTTESLAANSRGWEKPRPLHALAAGFAPPVNGSVSPHSEESHTTTVSGGIGSVFQAGPQLHALADLEARSGSIGAAVSSQDVSGLPLYAQSGEPRRLTQAQVAAFPGENALKHSSDQDTRDSLRSPGFCSTLSSAGGAESLLPGRPGHAEAGHLGKVCDFHLNNQQPSPSSVLPTEVVAPLLEKILSMDSVAVNCACRTVPKPGPQPGPHGSLLTEGCLRSLSGDLKRFPCGLEVHSGQRELESVVAVGEAMAFEISNGSHELLSQGQKQIFIQTSDGFILSPPGTIVSREEDFVIVTDAEGRACGWAHQKELP, encoded by the exons ATGGCGGATGCGGAGCCGGAGGCTGGGGGCGGCAGCGAGGatggtggcggcggcggcggcccggCTCCTCCAGGCCAGAGCGGCAGTGTAGCACGTGTGGCTCCGCTGGGCCCCGAGCAGCTGCGGCGGGTCCTGGAGCAGGTGACGAAGGcgcagccgccgccgccaccgccccCCTTCGTGCTGCAGGACGCGGCGCGGCGGCTGCGGGACGCGGCCCAGCAGGCCGCCCTGCAGCGGGGCCAGGGCGCCGAGCCCCCTCGCCCGCCGCGCCTGCTCCCCCCCAAG CAACTAGAAGCCATTTGTGTCAAGGTAACATCTGGAGAAGTGAAAGGTCAGGAAAGGCCAATGCCCTTACCAGCCACAATCCAGCCCCAAACTGCAAGACAGAGCCAGCCACCCCAGGGGAATTCCTGCCTCGTGGGATTCCACATCGCCAGCCCTCAGCTGCTCAGGGTACAGCCGCTTGTGAGAACCAAGCCACAGTCGTGCTTCCTAAGTGACTTGCGCCAACCTCCTGCTCAGGTGTTTGTACAGAGACCACTGCCAGCCCTCCAGGTGGTCCCTGCAAAGAAAGTCCCAGCCCCCAAGACTCCAAATGCACAGGGCTCAATGTTGACTCCTTTGTCTGCCTCCAACCCGCTGGCAGTAACATCTCTTTCATCCAGTTCAGCACATCCATTTGTTTCCAACTTGCATACAAAACATACTGAGAAACTAAAAAAATCGTTAAAAGTAAAGACACGTTCTGGACGGGTATCTCGACCTCCCAAGTATAAAGCTAAAGATTATAAGTTCATAAAAACAGAGGATTTGGCGGATAGTCATCTGTCAGATTCTGATGATTATTCGGAACTCTGTGTGGAAGAAGATGAAGATCAGAGGGAGAGGCACACGCTCTTTGACTTATCGAGCTGCTCCCTGAGGCCCAAAAGCTTTAAGTGTCAGACATGTGAAAAATCATATATAGGAAAGGGGGGACTGGCCCGACATTTTAAACTGAATCCAGGCCATGGCCAGGTGGACCCTGAGATGGTGCTGTCTGAGAAAGCCAAGGGAAGCACCCTCCAGGGGTGCATGGAGGAAAGGACACTCGGCCTGCCCTCCCCGGGGCTGTCCATGCCAGCGGCTCCATGCGAGGGAGGGGCCCGCTCCTGCTTGGTGACAGAGTCAGCACACGGTGGCCTGCAG AATGGTCAGTCTATAGACATTGAAGAGACATTGCCATCTGAACCAGAAAATGGAGCTCTTTTGGGATCAGAGAGATACCAAGGACCTAGAAGACGTGCATGCTCAGAGACCCCTGCAGAGTCCTGCACAGCTGTCCTCCAGCAGAGAAGAGCCGCTCAGCTACCTGGTGGCCCTGCTGCGGCAGGGGAGCAGAGGGCGTCGCCAAGCAAAGCCAGGCTCAAGGAG TTCCTCCAGCAGTGTGACCCAGAGGATCTGGTGGAATTGGCCCTACCTCAGCTGGCTCAGGTTGTGACAGTGTATGAGTTTCTTCTGATGAAG GTTGAAAAAGATCATCTAGCAAAGCCTTTTTTCCCAGCTATATATAAGGAATTTGAAGAGTTGCATAAAATGGTTAAGAAAATGTGCCAAGATTACCTCAGTAGTTCTGGTCTGTGTTCCCAGGAGACCCTGGAAATAAACAATGATAAG GTTGCCGAGTCATTAGGAATCACAGAattcctgaggaagaaagaaatacacCCAGACAACCTTGGACCTGAGAGCCCCAGCCGGGAGGTGGATGGGGAGCAGCCAGAGGGAGCCGGCAGCGAGAAGAGGGAACATGAG GCTGCGGAGGAGGGACTGGCCTCGGTGAAAAGGCCCAGAAGAGAAGCCCTGCCCAATGACACCACTGAATCTCTTGCTGCTAACAGCAGAGGCTGGGAGAAGCCCAGGCCCTTGCATGCTTTGGCCGCTG GTTTTGCCCCTCCAGTAAATGGCAGTGTCTCTCCCCATTCTGAAGAAAGCCATACGACGACGGTTTCTGGTGGCATTGGGAGCGTGTTCCAGGCGGGCCCGCAGCTTCACGCACTGGCTGACTTAGAAGCCAGGAGTGGGTCTATAGGTGCTGCTGTCTCATCCCAGGATGTCAGTGGGCTGCCTCTTTATGCTCAGTCAGGAGAGCCTAGGAGGCTGACCCAGGCACAGGTGGCAGCGTTTCCTGGAGAGAATGCTCTGAAACACTCTTCAGACCAGGATACCCGGGACAGCCTAAGGAGCCCGGGTTTCTGTAGCACCTTGTCATCCGCTGGCGGAGCAGAGTCCCTGCTGCCTGGGAGGCCTGGACATGCAGAGGCAGGACACCTCGGCAAGGTTTGTGACTTCCATTTGAACAACCAgcagcccagccccagcagcGTCCTGCCTACGGAGGTGGTGGCCCCTCTGCTTGAGAAAATTTTGTCCATGGATAGCGTGGCAGTAAACTGTGCCTGCAGGACTGTGCCCAAGCCAGGGcctcagcctggcccacatggatCACTGTTGACTGAAGGGTGTCTCAGAAGCCTTTCAGGGGACTTGAAGCGGTTCCCCTGTGGGCTGGAGGTGCACTCTGGCCAGAGAGAACTGGAGAGTGTGGTTGCTGTCGGCGAAGCCATGGCTTTTGAAATTTCCAATGGGAGCCATGAGTTACTGTCTCAGGGACAGAAGCAGATTTTTATTCAGACTTCCGATGGGTTTATCTTGTCCCCTCCAGGTACAATAGTGTCTCGGGAGGAGGACTTTGTCATAGTGACCGATGCAGAGGGGCGTGCC TGCGGATGGGCCCACCAGAAGGAGTTGCCCTAG